The Streptococcus oralis Uo5 genome includes a window with the following:
- a CDS encoding NAD kinase produces the protein MKNTGKRVDLIANRKPQSQKVLHELREKLKKQHFILNGTNPDIVISIGGDGMLLSAFHKYENQLDKVRFVGVHTGHLGFYTDYRDFELDQLVTNLLLDTGAKVSYPVLNVKVTLENGEVKIFRALNEASIRRSDRTMVADIIINHVPFERFRGDGVTVSTPTGSTAYNKSLGGAVLHPTIEALQLTEIASLNNRVYRTLGSSIIIPKKDKIELLPTRNDYHTISVDNSVYSFRNIERIEYQIDHHKIHFVATPSHTSFWNRVKDAFIGEVDE, from the coding sequence ATGAAGAATACAGGTAAACGAGTTGACCTCATAGCAAATAGAAAACCACAGAGTCAGAAGGTTTTGCATGAGCTAAGGGAAAAACTAAAGAAACAACATTTTATACTGAACGGTACCAATCCCGATATCGTCATTTCCATTGGTGGTGACGGGATGCTTTTGTCTGCCTTTCACAAGTATGAGAATCAGTTAGACAAGGTTCGATTTGTAGGTGTTCATACAGGGCATTTGGGATTTTACACAGATTATCGTGATTTTGAGCTGGATCAATTGGTGACCAATCTTTTACTAGATACTGGAGCCAAAGTTTCTTATCCAGTCTTGAATGTTAAGGTAACGCTTGAAAATGGAGAAGTGAAAATCTTCCGTGCTTTAAATGAAGCCAGTATCCGTCGATCAGATCGGACCATGGTTGCGGATATCATCATTAACCATGTTCCGTTTGAGAGATTTCGTGGAGATGGAGTGACTGTTTCAACGCCGACGGGAAGTACCGCCTACAACAAATCCTTGGGTGGAGCTGTCTTGCATCCTACCATTGAAGCCTTGCAGTTGACGGAGATAGCGAGTCTTAACAATCGAGTCTATCGCACTTTGGGATCATCGATCATCATTCCAAAAAAAGATAAGATTGAACTCTTACCGACACGCAATGATTACCACACGATATCAGTCGATAACAGCGTCTATTCCTTCCGTAATATTGAACGGATTGAGTATCAAATTGACCATCATAAGATTCACTTCGTAGCGACTCCAAGCCACACTAGTTTCTGGAATCGTGTCAAAGATGCCTTCATTGGCGAGGTGGATGAATGA
- a CDS encoding RluA family pseudouridine synthase: MRFEFLADEHVKVKTFLKKHEVSKGLLAKIKFRGGAILVNGQPQNATYLLDIGDRVTIDIPAEEGFESLEAIDRPLDILYEDDHFLVLNKPYGVASIPSVNHSNTIANFIKGYYVKQEYENQQVHIVTRLDRDTSGLMLFAKHGYAHARLDKQLQRKSIEKRYFALVKGAGVLEPEGEIIAPIARDEDSIITRRVAKGGKYAHTSYKVVVSYRNIHLVDIRLHTGRTHQIRVHFSHIGFPLLGDDLYGGSLDDGIQRQALHCHYLSFYHPFLEQDLQLESPLPDDFSNLITQLSTNTL, encoded by the coding sequence ATGAGGTTCGAATTTCTCGCAGATGAGCACGTCAAAGTCAAAACCTTCCTCAAGAAACATGAGGTTTCTAAGGGACTTTTGGCTAAGATTAAGTTTCGAGGTGGGGCTATTCTGGTTAATGGCCAACCTCAAAATGCGACTTATCTCTTAGATATTGGAGATAGGGTTACCATCGACATTCCAGCAGAGGAAGGATTTGAGAGCCTTGAAGCTATTGATCGACCACTCGATATCTTGTATGAGGATGATCATTTTCTGGTTTTAAATAAGCCTTATGGAGTAGCATCTATCCCCAGTGTCAATCATTCCAATACCATTGCCAATTTTATCAAGGGCTACTATGTTAAACAGGAATATGAAAATCAGCAAGTTCACATCGTGACTAGGCTTGATAGAGATACTTCTGGTTTGATGCTTTTTGCCAAACACGGCTACGCTCATGCACGTTTAGACAAGCAACTGCAACGAAAGTCTATCGAAAAACGTTACTTTGCTTTAGTTAAAGGAGCTGGTGTCTTGGAGCCTGAAGGGGAGATTATCGCCCCGATTGCGCGTGATGAAGATTCCATTATCACGAGACGGGTTGCCAAAGGTGGGAAGTACGCCCATACGTCTTACAAAGTTGTAGTGTCTTATAGAAATATTCACCTAGTCGATATTCGCCTGCATACTGGACGAACTCATCAGATCCGAGTGCATTTTTCTCACATCGGTTTTCCTCTTTTAGGAGACGATCTCTATGGAGGAAGCTTAGACGATGGGATTCAGCGTCAGGCCTTGCATTGCCATTATTTATCTTTTTATCATCCCTTTCTAGAGCAAGATTTGCAACTAGAAAGCCCCTTACCGGATGATTTCAGCAATCTTATTACTCAGTTATCAACTAATACTCTTTAA
- the pta gene encoding phosphate acetyltransferase, giving the protein MEVFESLKANLVGKNARIVLPEGEEPRILQATKRLVKETEVIPVLLGNPEKIKIYLEIEGIIDGYEVIDPQHYPQFEEMVAALVERRKGKMTEEEARKVLVDDVNYFGVMLVYLGLVDGMVSGAIHSTASTVRPALQIIKTRPNVTRTSGAFLMVRGTERYLFGDCAININPDAEALAEIAINSAITAKMFGIEPKIAMLSYSTKGSGFGESVDKVVEATKIAHDLRPDLEIDGELQFDAAFVPETAALKAPGSNVAGQANVFVFPGIEAGNIGYKMAERLGGFAAVGPVLQGLNKPVNDLSRGCNADDVYKLTLITAAQAVHQ; this is encoded by the coding sequence ATGGAAGTTTTTGAAAGTCTCAAAGCCAACCTGGTTGGCAAAAATGCTCGTATCGTTCTCCCTGAAGGGGAAGAGCCACGTATTCTTCAAGCAACAAAACGCTTGGTAAAAGAAACAGAAGTAATTCCTGTTTTGCTCGGAAACCCTGAAAAAATTAAAATTTATCTTGAAATCGAAGGGATCATAGATGGTTATGAAGTGATTGATCCCCAACATTATCCTCAATTTGAAGAAATGGTTGCTGCCTTGGTAGAGCGTCGTAAGGGCAAAATGACTGAAGAAGAAGCGCGCAAAGTTTTGGTTGATGATGTCAACTACTTTGGTGTGATGCTAGTCTACTTGGGCTTGGTTGACGGTATGGTATCTGGTGCAATTCACTCAACTGCTTCAACAGTTCGCCCAGCCCTACAAATCATTAAAACTCGTCCAAACGTAACTCGTACTTCAGGTGCTTTCCTCATGGTTCGTGGTACGGAACGTTACCTATTTGGAGACTGTGCCATTAACATCAATCCAGATGCAGAAGCTTTGGCTGAAATTGCGATCAATTCAGCAATCACAGCTAAAATGTTTGGTATTGAACCTAAAATTGCTATGCTAAGCTATTCTACTAAAGGTTCAGGTTTTGGTGAAAGTGTTGATAAGGTAGTGGAAGCTACAAAAATTGCTCACGACTTGCGTCCCGACCTTGAGATTGATGGTGAGTTGCAATTTGACGCTGCCTTTGTTCCTGAAACTGCAGCTCTTAAAGCTCCAGGAAGTAATGTAGCTGGTCAAGCAAATGTCTTTGTCTTCCCAGGTATCGAAGCAGGAAATATTGGGTATAAGATGGCTGAACGTCTCGGTGGTTTTGCGGCTGTCGGACCTGTTTTGCAAGGATTGAACAAACCAGTTAACGACCTTTCTCGTGGATGTAATGCAGATGATGTTTACAAGCTGACCCTTATCACAGCAGCTCAAGCAGTTCATCAATAA
- the mutY gene encoding A/G-specific adenine glycosylase, with product MLDLKEYGIVMWPEEKVISFREKLLNWYDENKRDLPWRRSKNPYHIWVSEIMLQQTRVDTVIPYYERFLDWFPTVESLANAPEERLLKAWEGLGYYSRVRNMQAAAQQIMADFGGQFPNTYEGISCLKGIGPYTAGAISSIAFNLPEPAVDGNVMRVLARLFEVNHDIGVPSNRKIFQAMMEILIDPKRPGDFNQALMDLGSDIEAPVNPRPEESPVKDFSAAYQNGTMGRYPIKEPKKKPLPIYLKALVVRNDQGQFLLEKNESEKLLAGFWHFPLIEVDDFSSDDDQLDLFSQVKEESRAFGPSPQENFEQDYDLEVNWSQQVFDQVKHVFSHRKWHIQILAGQVTETKQFSDREIRWVSPQEFSDYPLAKPQQKIWQAYKTTFEDEGLQ from the coding sequence ATGTTAGATTTGAAAGAATACGGTATCGTCATGTGGCCAGAGGAGAAGGTCATTTCATTTCGTGAAAAACTCCTCAACTGGTATGATGAAAACAAGCGAGATCTACCTTGGCGGAGAAGTAAAAATCCTTATCACATCTGGGTATCTGAAATCATGCTCCAGCAGACCAGGGTGGATACAGTTATTCCATACTACGAACGATTCTTGGACTGGTTTCCAACTGTTGAAAGTCTGGCCAATGCCCCTGAAGAGCGTCTGCTGAAGGCTTGGGAAGGTTTGGGTTATTATTCTCGAGTGCGCAATATGCAGGCTGCAGCCCAGCAGATTATGGCTGACTTTGGTGGTCAGTTTCCAAACACCTATGAAGGAATATCTTGCCTGAAAGGGATTGGCCCCTATACTGCGGGAGCTATTTCCAGTATCGCTTTTAATTTGCCTGAGCCAGCGGTCGATGGCAATGTCATGCGAGTTTTGGCACGCTTGTTTGAGGTTAATCATGATATCGGAGTTCCCAGCAATCGAAAGATTTTCCAAGCTATGATGGAAATCTTGATTGACCCGAAACGACCAGGTGATTTTAACCAAGCTCTGATGGATTTAGGTTCTGACATAGAGGCTCCAGTTAACCCTCGACCAGAAGAAAGTCCTGTTAAGGACTTTAGCGCAGCCTATCAGAATGGGACCATGGGTCGTTATCCGATTAAAGAACCCAAGAAAAAGCCCCTGCCAATTTATCTCAAGGCTTTGGTTGTACGCAATGACCAAGGACAATTTTTACTAGAGAAAAATGAAAGCGAGAAACTGCTAGCCGGTTTTTGGCATTTCCCCTTGATCGAAGTTGATGATTTCTCAAGTGATGACGATCAGCTAGATCTCTTTTCACAAGTCAAAGAGGAAAGCAGAGCATTTGGACCAAGCCCTCAAGAAAACTTTGAGCAGGATTATGATTTAGAAGTGAATTGGTCCCAGCAAGTATTTGACCAGGTCAAGCATGTATTTAGTCATCGGAAATGGCACATTCAAATCCTAGCTGGTCAGGTGACAGAAACAAAACAGTTTTCAGACAGAGAAATTCGTTGGGTTTCTCCTCAAGAGTTTTCTGATTATCCACTTGCGAAACCTCAACAAAAAATTTGGCAGGCTTATAAAACAACTTTTGAAGATGAAGGCCTACAGTAG
- the yycF gene encoding response regulator YycF, whose protein sequence is MKKILIVDDEKPISDIIKFNMAKEGYEVVTAFNGREAIELFEAEQPDIIILDLMLPEIDGLEVAKAIRKTSSVPIIMLSAKDSEFDKVIGLELGADDYVTKPFSNRELQARVKALLRRTDIVSVDSQESDEKKTQPLQIGDLEIVPDAYVAKKYGEELDLTHREFELLYHLASHIGQVITREHLLETVWGYDYFGDVRTVDVTIRRLREKIEDTPSRPEYILTRRGVGYYMRNND, encoded by the coding sequence ATGAAAAAAATATTAATTGTTGATGATGAGAAACCAATCTCAGATATTATTAAGTTTAATATGGCCAAGGAAGGTTATGAAGTTGTTACAGCCTTCAATGGTCGTGAGGCAATCGAGCTATTTGAAGCAGAGCAACCAGATATTATTATCCTCGACTTGATGCTACCTGAAATTGATGGTTTAGAAGTTGCTAAAGCTATTCGTAAGACTAGTAGCGTGCCGATTATCATGCTATCAGCTAAGGATAGCGAATTTGACAAGGTTATTGGTTTAGAGTTAGGTGCAGACGATTATGTTACAAAACCTTTCTCAAACCGTGAGTTGCAAGCACGTGTTAAGGCTCTGCTTCGTCGTACAGACATAGTTTCTGTGGATAGCCAAGAGTCCGATGAGAAGAAGACGCAACCTTTACAAATTGGTGATTTGGAAATCGTTCCAGATGCTTACGTGGCTAAGAAATATGGTGAGGAATTAGATTTGACCCACCGTGAGTTTGAACTCTTGTATCACTTGGCGTCTCATATTGGTCAAGTGATTACACGTGAACACTTGCTTGAGACTGTATGGGGTTATGACTATTTTGGTGATGTTCGTACAGTGGACGTGACCATTAGACGCTTGCGTGAGAAAATAGAAGACACTCCAAGTCGCCCAGAGTACATTCTCACACGTCGTGGTGTTGGCTACTATATGAGAAATAATGATTGA
- the vicK gene encoding cell wall metabolism sensor histidine kinase VicK, which produces MIEDIRQTILTSDFIFILILLGFILVVTLLLLENRRDNIRLKEINQKVKDLIAGDYSQVLDLQGSTEITNITNNLNDLSEVIRLTQENLEQESKRLNSILSYMTDGVLATNRRGQITMINDMAKKQLGVQKEDVLNKSILELLKIEDEYELRDLITQIPELTIDSQDVNGEYLSLRVRFALVRRESGFISGLVAVLHDTTEQEKEERERRLFVSNVSHELRTPLTSVKSYLEALDEGALYDPVAPDFIKVSLDETNRMMRMVTDLLHLSRIDNTTSQLDVELINFTAFITFILNRFDKMRSQDEEKKYELVRDYPINSVWIEIDTDKMTQVIDNILNNAIKYSPDGGKITVSMKTTDDQMILSIKDQGLGIPKQDLPKIFDRFYRVDRARSRAQGGTGLGLAIAKEIIKQHNGFIWAKSEYGKGSTFTIVLPYDKDAVKEEIWEDEIED; this is translated from the coding sequence ATGATTGAAGATATTAGACAAACTATTCTGACCAGCGATTTTATCTTTATCCTGATTTTACTTGGTTTTATCTTGGTAGTGACCTTGCTGTTACTGGAAAATCGTCGGGATAATATCCGTCTAAAGGAGATAAATCAAAAGGTGAAGGACTTGATTGCAGGTGATTATTCTCAAGTTTTGGACTTGCAAGGAAGTACAGAAATCACCAATATCACCAATAATCTGAACGATTTGTCAGAAGTTATTCGTTTGACCCAAGAAAATCTGGAACAAGAGAGTAAACGATTGAACAGTATTCTTTCTTACATGACAGATGGCGTTCTTGCGACTAATCGCCGCGGCCAGATTACTATGATCAACGATATGGCCAAGAAACAGCTCGGAGTGCAGAAAGAAGATGTTCTGAATAAAAGCATCCTCGAATTGCTTAAGATAGAAGATGAGTATGAGCTGCGTGATCTGATTACACAGATTCCTGAGTTGACGATTGACTCCCAGGATGTAAATGGTGAATACCTGAGCCTTCGTGTCCGTTTTGCTCTGGTTCGCCGTGAGTCAGGTTTCATCTCTGGTTTGGTTGCCGTTTTACATGATACGACCGAACAGGAGAAGGAAGAGCGTGAGCGAAGACTCTTTGTTTCGAACGTGAGTCACGAGTTGCGAACTCCTTTGACCAGTGTTAAATCTTATCTTGAAGCCTTGGACGAGGGAGCTCTGTATGATCCTGTTGCACCTGATTTTATCAAGGTTTCACTCGATGAAACCAACCGTATGATGCGGATGGTAACAGATCTCTTGCATCTCTCTCGTATTGATAATACGACAAGTCAGCTAGATGTGGAATTGATTAATTTTACAGCATTCATCACCTTTATTCTCAACCGCTTTGATAAGATGAGGAGCCAGGATGAAGAGAAAAAATATGAACTTGTTAGAGATTATCCAATTAATTCAGTTTGGATTGAGATTGATACCGATAAGATGACTCAGGTGATTGATAATATTCTTAACAATGCCATCAAGTACTCACCAGATGGCGGCAAAATTACTGTTAGCATGAAGACCACTGATGACCAGATGATTTTATCCATCAAAGACCAAGGTCTAGGTATTCCAAAGCAAGATTTGCCGAAGATCTTTGACCGCTTCTACCGTGTGGATCGTGCAAGAAGCCGGGCTCAAGGTGGAACTGGTCTAGGTCTAGCCATCGCAAAAGAAATCATCAAACAACACAATGGCTTTATATGGGCCAAAAGTGAATACGGTAAGGGATCGACCTTTACCATAGTGCTCCCTTATGATAAGGATGCCGTAAAAGAAGAAATATGGGAGGACGAAATAGAAGACTAG
- a CDS encoding MBL fold metallo-hydrolase — translation MSEKGFKYSILASGSSGNSFYLETPKKKILVDAGLSGKKITSLLSEINRKPEDLDAILITHEHSDHIHGVGVLARKYGMDLYANEKTWQAMENSKYLGKVDSSQKHIFEMGKTKTFGDIDIESFGVSHDAAAPQFYRFMKDDKSFVMLTDTGYVSDRMAGIVENADGYLIESNHDVEILRAGSYAWRLKQRILSDLGHLSNEDGAEAMIRAMGNRTKKIYLGHLSKENNIKELAHMTMVNQLAQADLGVGVDFKVYDTSPDTATPLTDI, via the coding sequence ATGAGTGAAAAAGGCTTTAAATACAGTATTTTAGCATCAGGTTCCAGTGGAAATTCCTTTTATCTGGAAACTCCAAAAAAGAAAATCTTAGTGGATGCAGGCTTGTCTGGTAAGAAAATCACCAGTCTTTTGAGCGAAATCAATCGCAAACCAGAAGATCTGGATGCGATTCTGATTACGCATGAGCACTCAGATCATATTCATGGAGTTGGTGTATTGGCTCGCAAATATGGTATGGACCTTTACGCCAATGAAAAAACCTGGCAGGCTATGGAAAATAGCAAGTACCTCGGTAAGGTGGATTCATCGCAGAAGCATATTTTTGAAATGGGCAAAACCAAAACCTTTGGCGATATTGATATTGAGAGTTTTGGGGTTAGCCATGATGCGGCAGCACCCCAGTTTTACCGCTTTATGAAAGACGACAAGAGCTTCGTCATGTTGACCGATACAGGTTATGTTAGTGATCGTATGGCAGGGATTGTTGAGAATGCTGACGGTTATCTTATCGAGTCGAACCACGACGTGGAAATCTTACGAGCTGGATCTTATGCTTGGCGTCTCAAACAGCGAATTCTATCTGATCTCGGTCACCTTTCTAACGAGGACGGTGCTGAAGCCATGATTCGTGCAATGGGAAATCGAACAAAGAAAATCTATCTTGGGCATTTGTCCAAAGAGAACAATATCAAGGAGCTGGCTCATATGACTATGGTCAATCAGTTAGCCCAGGCTGATCTGGGAGTCGGAGTAGACTTTAAGGTTTATGATACCTCTCCAGATACCGCAACACCATTGACAGATATATAA
- a CDS encoding thiol reductase thioredoxin produces MEQFLENIKDLEVTTVARAQEALDKKETATFFIGRKTCPYCRKFAGTLAGVVAETKSHIYFINSEEPSQLNELQAFRSRYGIPTVPGFVHIANGQINVRCDSSMSAQEIKDFAGL; encoded by the coding sequence ATGGAACAATTTTTAGAAAACATCAAAGACCTTGAAGTCACTACAGTTGCGCGTGCGCAAGAAGCTCTTGATAAAAAAGAAACTGCAACCTTCTTTATCGGTCGCAAAACTTGCCCTTACTGCCGTAAATTTGCTGGCACATTGGCAGGTGTCGTAGCTGAAACTAAATCCCACATCTACTTCATCAACAGTGAAGAACCAAGTCAACTCAATGAGTTGCAAGCATTCCGCTCACGCTACGGAATTCCAACCGTACCAGGCTTCGTTCACATTGCAAATGGCCAGATCAATGTCCGTTGCGACTCTTCTATGTCAGCACAAGAAATCAAGGACTTTGCTGGATTGTAA
- a CDS encoding phospho-sugar mutase: protein MTYQENYQKWVDFADLPDYLRQDLENMDEKTKEDAFYTNLEFGTAGMRGLIGAGTNRINIYVVRQATEGLARLIESKGGNEKERGVAIAYDSRHFSPEFAFESAAVLAKHDIKSYVFESLRPTPELSFAVRHLNCFAGIMITASHNPAPFNGYKVYGEDGGQMPPHDADALTTYIRGIENPFAVEVADVEAEKASGLIEVIGEAVDAEYLKEVKDVNINPALIEEFGTDMKIVYTPLHGTGEMLARRALAQAGFDSVQVVEAQATADPDFSTVKSPNPESQAAFALAEELGRQVGADVLVATDPDADRVGVEVLQKDGSYLNLSGNQIGAIMAKYILEAHKNAGTLPENAALCKSIVSTDLVTKIAESYGATMFNVLTGFKFIAEKIQEFEEKHNHTYMMGFEESFGYLIKPFVRDKDAIQAVLVVAELAAYYRSRGLTLADGIEEIYKEYGYFAEKTISVTLSGVDGAEQIKEIMAKFRNNAPKEWNTTAITIVEDFKAQTATAADGTVTNFTTPPSDVLKYTLADGSWIAVRPSGTEPKIKFYIAVVGESNEDSQAKIANIEAEINAFVK from the coding sequence ATGACTTACCAAGAAAATTATCAAAAATGGGTCGATTTTGCTGACCTTCCAGACTACCTTCGTCAAGATTTGGAAAATATGGACGAAAAAACTAAGGAAGATGCCTTTTATACCAATCTTGAATTTGGTACTGCAGGTATGCGTGGTTTGATTGGTGCTGGTACAAACCGCATCAACATCTATGTTGTTCGTCAAGCAACTGAAGGTTTGGCTCGTTTGATTGAGTCAAAAGGTGGAAATGAAAAAGAACGTGGTGTGGCAATTGCCTACGATAGCCGTCACTTCTCACCTGAATTTGCCTTTGAATCTGCGGCAGTTCTCGCCAAACACGATATCAAATCTTACGTTTTTGAAAGCCTTCGTCCAACTCCAGAACTGTCATTTGCAGTTCGTCACCTCAACTGTTTTGCAGGTATCATGATTACTGCCAGTCATAACCCTGCTCCATTTAACGGTTACAAGGTTTACGGAGAAGACGGTGGACAAATGCCTCCACACGATGCAGACGCTTTGACTACTTATATCCGTGGAATCGAAAATCCATTCGCTGTGGAAGTTGCCGATGTAGAAGCTGAAAAAGCTTCTGGCTTGATTGAAGTTATCGGCGAAGCTGTTGATGCAGAATACCTTAAAGAAGTTAAAGACGTAAACATCAACCCAGCCTTGATCGAAGAATTCGGTACAGACATGAAGATTGTCTACACACCACTTCATGGTACGGGTGAAATGTTGGCTCGTCGTGCCCTTGCCCAAGCAGGATTTGACTCTGTTCAAGTTGTTGAAGCACAAGCAACTGCTGATCCTGACTTCTCAACTGTAAAATCTCCAAACCCAGAAAGCCAAGCAGCCTTCGCCCTTGCTGAAGAACTTGGTCGTCAAGTTGGTGCAGATGTGCTTGTTGCAACTGACCCTGACGCTGACCGTGTTGGTGTTGAAGTTCTTCAAAAAGATGGAAGCTACCTCAACCTTTCAGGTAACCAAATCGGCGCTATCATGGCTAAATACATCTTGGAAGCCCACAAAAATGCTGGAACTCTTCCTGAAAATGCTGCTCTCTGCAAATCAATCGTATCAACTGACTTAGTAACCAAGATTGCTGAAAGCTACGGCGCAACCATGTTCAACGTTTTGACTGGTTTCAAATTTATCGCTGAAAAAATTCAAGAATTTGAAGAAAAACACAATCACACTTACATGATGGGATTTGAAGAAAGCTTCGGTTACTTGATTAAGCCATTCGTACGCGATAAAGATGCTATCCAAGCCGTTCTTGTCGTTGCTGAGCTTGCTGCCTACTACCGTTCACGTGGTTTGACACTTGCTGACGGTATCGAAGAAATCTACAAAGAGTATGGTTATTTTGCTGAAAAGACTATCTCTGTTACCCTTTCTGGTGTTGATGGTGCAGAACAAATCAAGGAAATCATGGCTAAGTTCCGTAACAATGCTCCGAAAGAATGGAACACAACAGCTATCACTATCGTAGAAGACTTCAAGGCTCAAACTGCTACTGCTGCTGATGGTACTGTTACGAACTTTACAACTCCTCCAAGTGATGTTTTGAAATACACACTTGCGGACGGTTCATGGATTGCAGTTCGCCCTTCTGGTACTGAACCAAAAATCAAGTTCTACATTGCTGTTGTGGGTGAAAGCAATGAGGATTCACAAGCTAAGATTGCCAACATCGAAGCAGAAATCAATGCGTTTGTAAAATAA
- the abc-f gene encoding ribosomal protection-like ABC-F family protein codes for MIILQANKIERSFAGELLFDNINLQVDERDRIALVGKNGAGKSTLLKILVGEEEPTSGEINKKKDVSLSYLAQDSRFESENIIYDEMLHVFDDLRRTEKQLRQMELEMGEKSGEDLDKLMADYDRLSENFRQAGGFTYEADIRAILNGFKFDESMWQMKIAELSGGQNTRLALAKMLLEKPNLLVLDEPTNHLDIETIAWLENYLVNYSGALIIVSHDRYFLDKVATVTLDLNKHSLDRYVGNYSRFVELKEQKLATEAKNYEKQQKEIAALEDFVNRNLVRASTTKRAQSRRKQLEKMERLDKPEAGKKSANMTFQSEKTSGNIVLTVENAAIGYDGEILSEPINLDLRKMNAVAIVGPNGIGKSTFIKSIVDQIPFIKGEKRFGANVEVGYYDQTQSKITPSNTVIDELWNDFKLTPEVEIRNRLGAFLFSGDDVKKSVGMLSGGEKARLLLAKLSMENNNFLILDEPTNHLDIDSKEVLENALIDFDGTLLFVSHDRYFINRVATHVLELSENGSTLYLGDYDYYVEKKAEVEAIQTEEASTSNQAKEPSPVNDYQTQKESQKEARKLMRQIESLEAEIEELETQSQAISEQMLETNDAEKLMELQAELDKISHRQEEAMLEWEELSEQV; via the coding sequence ATGATTATTTTACAAGCCAATAAAATTGAACGTTCTTTTGCAGGAGAGCTTTTGTTTGATAATATAAACCTGCAGGTAGATGAACGAGACCGAATTGCTCTTGTTGGGAAAAATGGTGCTGGTAAGTCCACACTTTTGAAGATTTTGGTTGGGGAAGAGGAGCCAACTAGTGGAGAAATCAATAAGAAAAAAGATGTTTCTCTGTCTTACCTAGCCCAAGATAGCCGTTTTGAGTCTGAAAATATTATTTATGATGAAATGCTTCACGTCTTTGATGACTTGCGTCGGACTGAGAAGCAACTTCGTCAGATGGAACTGGAGATGGGTGAAAAGTCTGGTGAAGATCTGGATAAACTGATGGCGGATTATGATCGTTTATCAGAGAATTTCCGTCAGGCTGGTGGCTTCACCTACGAAGCTGATATCCGTGCTATCTTAAATGGATTCAAGTTTGACGAGTCTATGTGGCAGATGAAAATTGCTGAGCTTTCAGGTGGTCAAAATACTCGTCTTGCACTGGCTAAAATGCTCCTTGAAAAGCCAAATCTCTTGGTCTTGGACGAGCCTACCAACCACTTGGATATCGAAACCATAGCCTGGCTAGAGAATTATTTGGTGAACTATAGCGGTGCACTCATTATTGTCAGTCACGACCGTTACTTTTTGGACAAGGTTGCGACGGTTACACTCGATTTGAACAAGCATTCCTTGGATCGTTATGTGGGCAATTATTCTCGTTTTGTTGAGTTGAAGGAGCAAAAGCTAGCTACTGAGGCAAAAAACTATGAAAAGCAACAGAAGGAAATCGCTGCTCTGGAAGACTTTGTCAATCGCAATCTAGTCCGAGCCTCAACGACTAAACGTGCCCAATCTCGACGCAAGCAACTAGAAAAAATGGAGCGTTTGGACAAGCCTGAAGCTGGTAAGAAATCAGCCAATATGACCTTCCAGTCTGAAAAAACGTCAGGAAATATCGTTTTGACCGTTGAAAATGCAGCTATTGGCTATGATGGGGAAATATTGTCAGAACCTATCAACCTAGACCTTCGTAAGATGAACGCTGTTGCGATTGTCGGACCAAACGGCATTGGGAAGTCAACCTTTATCAAGTCTATTGTGGATCAGATTCCCTTTATCAAAGGAGAGAAGCGTTTTGGTGCCAATGTTGAGGTTGGCTACTATGATCAGACTCAAAGTAAGATAACACCAAGTAATACTGTAATCGATGAACTTTGGAATGATTTTAAACTGACACCAGAAGTTGAAATCCGCAACCGCCTTGGAGCCTTCCTTTTCTCAGGAGATGATGTTAAAAAGTCAGTCGGAATGTTGTCAGGTGGCGAGAAAGCTCGTTTGCTTCTTGCCAAACTTTCAATGGAAAACAACAATTTCTTAATTTTGGACGAGCCGACCAACCACTTGGATATTGATAGCAAGGAAGTGTTGGAAAATGCCCTGATTGACTTTGATGGAACCCTTCTGTTTGTCAGCCACGACCGTTATTTCATCAACCGAGTAGCCACTCATGTTTTGGAATTGTCTGAGAATGGTTCGACTCTTTACTTGGGAGATTATGACTACTATGTTGAGAAGAAAGCAGAAGTAGAAGCGATTCAGACAGAAGAAGCTTCAACTAGCAATCAAGCAAAAGAACCGAGCCCAGTCAATGACTACCAGACTCAGAAAGAAAGTCAGAAAGAAGCACGTAAGCTC